AACACGAAAGGGCGCGATTGCCTACCCGTAAATATTGGGTACTGAGGGCTTGCTACTGCAATTCCTCAAGTTTTTTCAAAACGGCTTCTGCATGGGCTTTTACCTTGACATTTGACCAAATATAGGCAATATTTCCCTGGGGGTCGATCAGAAAAGTGGATCGTTTAATCCCCATATATTCCTTACCCATAAATTTTTTTAATCCCCAGACTTGATAAATTTCCGCCAGTTGATGTTCGGTATCGCTCAATAATTGAATAGTTAAATTGTGTTTTTCAATAAAACGACAGTGGGACTTCTCTGAATCGGGACTAACTCCCAGAAT
This portion of the Microcystis aeruginosa NIES-2549 genome encodes:
- the bcp gene encoding thioredoxin-dependent thiol peroxidase; this translates as MTLEVGQKAPEFATPNQRGEISKLADFAGQWLVLYFYPKDNTPGCSTEAIDFTALSPQFQQLNAVILGVSPDSEKSHCRFIEKHNLTIQLLSDTEHQLAEIYQVWGLKKFMGKEYMGIKRSTFLIDPQGNIAYIWSNVKVKAHAEAVLKKLEELQ